The genomic segment ACCTGGTGCAGACCGCGCCGAACGTGACCTACGAAATCGTCACCAAGACGGGCGAAACGCTGCGGATCTACAACCCGCAAAAGGTGCCCGAGGCGGGCCTGATCGAGGAATTCCGCCAGCCGGTGGTGCGCGTGAACTTCGTCCTCCCCACCGAGTCGATCGGCCCGGTGATGAAGCTCTGCACCGATCGGCGCGGCGTCTATCAGCGCACCGAGTACCTCGGCCCGACGCGGGCCATCGTCACGTATGATCTGCCCCTGGCCGAGGTGATCTACGACATGCACGACAAGCTCAAGAGCATCACCCGTGGCTACGGGACGATGGACTACGAACTGTTGGGCTACTTCCCCGCCGAGCTAGTGAAGCTCGATATCCTGGTCGGCGGCAAGCGTGTCGACGCGCTGAGCGTGATCTGCGACCGCCGCGACGCCGAACGGCGCGGCCGGGCCGTGGTCAAGAAGCTCCGCGGCGAGATCGACCGGCACATGTTCGAAATCGCCCTGCAGGCCGCCATCGGTAGTCGCGTGATCGCCCGCGAGACGATCTCGGCCATCCGCAAGAACGTGACCGCCAAGTGCTACGGCGGCGACATTACCCGCAAACGCAAGCTGTGGGCCAAACAGCGCGAAGGCAAGAAGCGTATGAAGTCGATCGGCAGCGTCGACATTCCGCAGAAGGCGTTCCTTGCCGTGCTCGACACCGGGGCGGAAAATTAGCTGAAACAAGCGGCGGAGAGGCACTGCTGGCACGAGGCGACCCGCCGCAAGCAGGGCGAACGGACCGAACCGGCACGAGGGCGTGATCCGAAAATCGGCACATGCGACGTTTCGGTGTGCGCAGGCAACATGTCCACACGCATCACAAAACGACAGGTCTCCACCGCCAGTTCCTGGCGTCAGTCGGTCGAGTTGGTGCTCTGCCTGATTCTGACCGTCTGCTTCTTTCGCACCTGGTGCGCTGAAAGCTATGTCGTGCCGACCGCGTCGATGGCCGAAACGGTCGTCGGCCTGCACCGCGACGTCCTGTGTGAGGACTGTGGCCAGCCCTTTGCGTGTGGCAGCGACGAGCTGGTCGATAACCGCAACGTCTATGCGCCGGGCTCGCTGCGCGCCGTCTGTCCCAATTGCGGCTACTACGAAAACGACCTCGCCGTGCGACGCGACATCAACGGCGACCGGCTGCTCGTCCACAAGTCGGCTTTTCTGTTCGATCCGCCCCAGCGTTGGGAAGTGGCCGTCTTCCGCTCTCCCGAGATCGCGCACAAGGTTTACATCAAACGCATCGTCGGCCTGCCGGGCGAAGCGGTGCAGATCCGCGACGGCGATGTCTATATCGACGGGCAATTGGCTAGAAAAACGCTCGCCGAGCAGCGTGCGGTCGCCATTCCCGTTCACGACAGCCGCTACCAGCCGACACGTCTTTCGCAACTGCCGCCGCGCTGGCAAGGGGAAGAGGACACGCGTTGGAGTGCGGCTGGCGGCCTGTTTCGTTGCCACGGCGACAAGCTCGCTCCCGAGATCGAATCTGCCGAAGACATCCGCGAAGCCGACGTCGATTGGCTCGTCTACCATCATTGCCGCCGCGTGTCGGGCCAGGGCCAACTGGTGGAAGACGCCCCCATCACCGACGACTCGGGCTACAACCAGACGCGTCCGCGGCGCATCG from the Pirellulales bacterium genome contains:
- the lepB gene encoding signal peptidase I, with the protein product MSTRITKRQVSTASSWRQSVELVLCLILTVCFFRTWCAESYVVPTASMAETVVGLHRDVLCEDCGQPFACGSDELVDNRNVYAPGSLRAVCPNCGYYENDLAVRRDINGDRLLVHKSAFLFDPPQRWEVAVFRSPEIAHKVYIKRIVGLPGEAVQIRDGDVYIDGQLARKTLAEQRAVAIPVHDSRYQPTRLSQLPPRWQGEEDTRWSAAGGLFRCHGDKLAPEIESAEDIREADVDWLVYHHCRRVSGQGQLVEDAPITDDSGYNQTRPRRIEHVSTVRDLLLRCRVTTSTHGRLAWYATDGREVFVAQIDLATGHAELEHNGRLVASAKVQRWLPLSAAHVELSLVDRQFLLAIDDRLVFEPYPFEPSNLPRQPTTRPFAIGSIGAALEVTDLAVLRDIYYTRPLDARWAVAQPHALGTDEYFVLGDNSCLSEDSRMWLDGPAVPASLLVGRPLFVHLPSRLLDLGNLTLQIPDLSKVRAIR